The Mycolicibacterium cosmeticum sequence TCGCGTAGCGCCGCCGTCGGATTTGCCGGCCCGGCCGCCGATACCGCTGCCGTGGTGAGTTCCTGCATCAAAGTCCGCTGCGCCTTGGACAATTCGCGGATTCGAGGCCCGTCCATGTCGGCATGCGCGGTGCGCAAAGCCTGATAGAGCTCGGCCAGCCTGGGCCGCACCGTCGGATCGGTCAGCACCAGCAGATTGACCACCCACGCCGAGGTCGTGGGTCGCCGCGCCGCACCGATGGTGCGGGCCGCGTCCGCGTCCCCACGCTCCTTGGCGGCGGTGGCCAACTCCTTGCGCCGGGCGGTGAACCGCTCCGGCGGAGTACGGAAGAGGTCGTCAAGGTCGGTGTCAACGACAGACATGCAACCAAGCCTCGCTTCCTCGGTGCCGCGATGAGATGGCGTCCCGGCGGGTATGCCCAACCATGCATCCAGTAGAGGCGCTCATGGCGGAATTTGCGCAACGCGGCATCGCGGCGCGCCCCGGCCATCGCGGCACCGAACGCTCGGTCCGCGCCGGCATCAACAACGTCGAGGTCGACATTCGCTTCCACGACGGCGGCGTCACCTGGCAGGGCAACGACGGCCGGATACACCGCAGGGCTGGCGACAGTGCACCCGGCACCCTGGCCGACGCGATCGTCGAGAGCCTGCTCAACCCGGCCTGACCGGCAGGCCGGCCTTCCACCGCCGATAGGCCCGTGGCAGGCAGACCGCGCAGGGACGGTACCCGGCCGCGACCGCGGTCGGCTCGTCGGCGAAGAACACCCGGTGCGCGGCATAGCCGCCGGCCGCCAGCGCCCGCAGCGCCGACGGGCAGTCCAGCCGCCCGTACAGCTTGCCGCTCCGGTGCCCACCGACGGTGCCGGGGACGGCGCTGCGGTAGGACCGCCCGTCGGCACCGACGAGCAGATAGCCCGTCATGCGGCGTCGTGGAACACCAGACCGAGGCTGAACCTGGTTCCGCTCAACACGGTGGACACCCCGTGCCGGACGGGTGCCGCCGACCACCCGCGCCGGGACGGCACCGGACGATCACGGGTGGTGAACACCAGCCCGTGGCCGTGCGGAATGAGCATCGCGGTGCCCCGCGACTGCGCCCGCGGGCGCTGCTCGTAGAGCAGGAACTCGCCGCCGGTATGGTCGACGCCGGGCGCGCTGAGATTCACCACCACCTGCAGCGGAAACACCATCTCCCCGTACAGATCTCGGTGCAGGGCGTTCCAGTCGCCCGGCCCGTACTTCAGCAGTATCGCCGTCGATTTGCGTTGCCCCGCGGCGTGGCATCGGCGCAGCCACTCGTCCAGGCTGTCCGGCCACGGCGCGTCGCGCCCCAACTTGGACCACCAGTCCCGCGCGATCGGCACCAGGCGGGGGTAGAGCGCCCGTTTGAGGTCCGCGACGACCGCCGGGTAGGGCGTGCCGAAATACCGGTATTCGCCCTGCCCGAAGCGGTATCGGCCCATGTCCACGGTGGAGCGGAACCGCGCGGCGTCGTCGTACAGCGCGGCGATGGCGGCGGCCTCGGGCGCCGACAGCAGTGGCCCGGTCGACGCGGCACCGACGGCATCCAATTCGGCGTGCACGCCGTCCCAGTCCACCGCCGCCACGCGGTCGGTGACCGGGGTCATGCGGCCTCCAGGTCGAGCAGCAGCCGCTTGGCCTGCGGGCCGCCGAGGTAACCGCCCATCGTCCCGTCGCTGCGGACGACGCGATGACACGGTACGACCACCGGTAGCGGATTGGTGGCGCAGGCGGTACCCACCGCGCGGACGGCCTTCGGGTTGCCGGCGAGTTCGGCGACCGCGGCGTAGCTGGCGGTCCGGCCGTATCCGATCTCGGGCAGGTGCGCCAGGACGGCACCGCGGAACCCGGCGGCCAGCCGCCAGTCCAACGGCACGTCGAATTCGCGTCGCGCACCGGCGAAGTACTCCTCGAGTTCGCGTGCCGCGGTGTCCAGACGGTCGGGTGCCAACACGATGCGGGGGCTGACCTTGTCGGCCAGCCGCTGCAGCACGGCATCGTGGCCCTCGTTGGCGTACGCGACCCGCAGCAGCCCGACCTCGGTGGCGGCGATCAACAGCGGCCCGACGGGGCTGTCGACCACGCGGTAGGCGATGTCGAGGACACCGTCGCGCTGTGCGGCCGCGGCCAACCGGTGCTGCAATGCCGCCAGGTGTCCGGCGTCTGCGCCGGTGACGGCGGTGAGGGGGCCGATGACGTCGTGGTGGTCGGTGATCATGAGTGCTGTCCTTTCCTGGACGCGCCCGACGCGGCGGGCGGAGAGCTGAGGCGACGGCGCAGCGCGGCTATCCCGTCGGCGGCAGCGCGGCGGGCGGCGCCGGGGCTGCTGCCGGTGATGTCGGCGACTTCGGTGTAGGGCAGGCCGGCCAGATAGTGATAGGCGACGGCCTGTTTTTGTTTGGGCGACAGGCGGTTCACCGCGTCGATGAGGTCCTGGTGTTCCCCATGGTGATCCCCGTCGTGCGGTGCGGTGGGGTGCTCCGGGAGATCGGCGGTGGGGACGGCGTGCCGGGCGCGGCTGCGGAGGATGTCGATGGCCTTGCGGTGTGCGATGGTCACCAGCCAGGCCGCGACGTTGGCATCCGCCGGCAGGTCCGGATAGGCCTTCAGCGCGGATAGGAAGGTCTCCGACCAGGCATCGTCGCCGTCGACGGGACCGACCAGAACCCGGCAGACCCGCAACACCGTGGGGCCGTGCTCGGAAACCACCGCCTGGAAGGGCTGTTTGAGTGTCACACCAAGTAGACGGCCCAGCCGCGGGTTTTGTGAGGATCAATTCGACGGGGCGGCGAACAGGAGCGCGTCGGCCGAGGTTTCACGCTTCTCCTGTCCGCCGGGGGTGCCTCGTATTCTCGCAAGCCGGTCAGCCGGCGGCGGCGAACAGCCGCGCGAGCACCGTGCGCGTGGTGTCGAAGCCCATGCAGGCATCGGTCACCGATTGCCCGTAGACCAGGTCGGGGCCCAGACTCTGGGCGCCGGCCACCAGGAAGCTCTCCAACATCAGACCGCTGATCCCGCGTTCGCCTGCCGCGATTCGGTCGGCGATCTCGGTCGCTACCTCGGCCTGGCGGACATGATCCTTGCCCGAATTGGCGTGTGAGCAGTCGATCATCACCAGGCCGGGTAAGCCGGCTCGCTCCAGATCGTGCACCGCGTTGCGGACCGATTCGGCATCGTAATTGGGTCCGGCCGTGCCGCCGCGCAGAATCACGTGGCAGTCCGGGTTTCCGGCGGTCTGTACCGCCGAGCCCTGGCCGAGCTCGTCGATGCCGAAGAAGACATGTTGCGCTGCAGCCGCGTTCACGCCGTCGATGGCCACCCGGAGGTTCCCGTCGGTGCCGTTTTTGAACCCGACGGGCATGGACAGGCCCGAGGCCAGCTGGCGGTGAATCTGGGATTCGGTGGTGCGAGCACCGATGGCGCCCCAGGCGATGGCGTCGGCGATGTACTGCGGGCTGGTGGGTTCCAGGAACTCACAGCCGACCGCGAGCCCGAGCGCGCCGATGTCGAGCAGCAGTGCCCGCGCGGTCCGCAACCCGCGTTCGACGTCGAAGCTGCCGTCCAGCCCCGGATCGTTGATCAGGCCCTTCCACCCGACCACGGTGCGCGGCTTCTCGAAGTAGACGCGCATGACGATCTTCAGCCGGTCGGCGTAGTCGGCGGCCAGCGGCGCCAGCCGGCGGGCGTAATCGAGGGCGGCGACCGGGTCGTGCACCGAGCAGGGGCCGACGACAAGCAGCAGCCGGTCATCGCGGCCGGCGAGGATATCGGCGATCTCGTCGCGGTGACGTTGGACGTCGGCGGCCAGGGCCGCGGTGAGCGGCAGTTCGGCCCGGATGTCCCGCGGACTGGGGATGTGGCGGAACTCGGTGATCCGTCGGTCGGAGGTGGGGATGTCGACGGCGGCGGTGATGGTCATGATCGGGGTGGTCTCCTTGATTGATATCAGGGCTCACCCGACCCGTCCGGTGCCCTGAAATGACGAAAGCAGTGACCGAAAGGTCACTGCCGGGCTCCGGGTGGTGGCGTCGCGCGCTGGTTACCGCACTTTATCCGTGGCTCCACCCGGAGCCGGGATAAAGCGCCAATAGCGACGCAGGCCGATGTTCACGAGGTCGACTATAACCACTCCGCCGGGATCGGGCGAACACCGGGCTGACCTCAGCCCGCACCGATCTGAGTCAGGTCGGGCCGCGCCGGGGTGGCGTCGGGGCGTCGTCCCCCGACCGCGGCGACCGCGGACGCGATCACCACCGTGACGATCGCAGCGGTGTCGACCCAGGTCAGCGATTGGCCGAGCAGGGCCCAGCCGGCGATGCCCGCGACGGCCGGTTCGAGGCTGAGCAGCACGCCGAACGTCTGGGTGTCGAGCCGGCGCATCGCGGCGAATTCCAGGCTGTACGGGATCACCGAGGACAGGACGGCGACGGCCGCGAGTGGCAGCAGCAGGCCGGGGGCCTGGGGCAGCGCCGGCAGGGCGGGCACGGCGAACGGCAGGGTCGCCGCGGCCCCGACCAGCATGCTCACCGGCAGGGCGCCGTGGCCGGGCACCCGGGCGCCGACTCGCTTGCCGGCGACGATGTAGAGCGCCCAGAAGCCCGCGGCGACCAGGGCGAGGACGACGCCGACGGCGTCGAGATGGGTTGTCGCGGTCCCCGAACCGTGCAGGCCGAGGGTGGCGATGGCGATCGCCGCCGCGGCGACGCACAGCAGGTGCCGGCGACGCCGGGCCAGCACGGCCGCCAGCAGCAGCGGACCGGCGAACTCGATGGTGACCGCGGTCCCCAGCGGAATTCGCGCGATCGCGGCGAAGAAGAAGCCGTTCATGCCGGCCATTGCCAGCCCGAACAGCAGCACCGATTTCCATTGCGCCGGTGTCCAGTGCCCGACGCGGGGGCGGAACACCGCCGCCAGCAGGCCGCCGGCCACCAGCAGCCGGAACATGACCGGCAGACCGGCGCCGAGCTGATGCAGCAGGGGCGTCGCGACCGCGGCGCCGAACTGCAACGAGATACACGACCCCAGCACCATCAGCACGCTTTGGGTGGACCCGGAGCGGTGGGGCGCGGACGACGGCATGACACCAGCCTGTCAAGATCAAAACAATCAGTCCAGCGAATGTTTATGATCAGAACCGGTAAGTAAGTTTGATGAATGTGGGTCGCGGGTGCTCAACTTGCAACGATTGACCATGCTCTACGAGTTGGACCGGCGCGGCACGCTGGCCGCGGTGGCGCGGGCCCTGTCCTACAGCCCGTCGGCGGTGTCCCAGCAGCTTGCTCAGCTGGAGCGGGAGGCCGGGGTGGCGCTGACCGAACCGGTCGGACGCGGCGTCCGGCTCACCGAGGCGGGCCGCATCCTGGTCGATCACGCCCGGGTGGCCATCGCCGCGCTGGAGGACGCTGAAACCGCATTGGCGGCGGCGCAGGGCAGGGTCGGCGGCCGGCTGCAGGTCGCGTCCTTCCAGACGGTTCTGCTGTCGCTGCTGCCCGCCGCACTCGATGCGCTGGAGCGTGATCACCCCGAGTTGCGGGTGGACGTCGCCCAGCGCGAGGCCGAGGCGGCCATGTCGGGACTGCTCACCGGCGGATTCGACGTCGTGCTCGGCGAGGAGTATCCCGGTGAACCCTTCCGGGGCCGTCCGGACATGCACCGGGTGGACCTCGGCGCGGACGAGGTGTTGCTGGCGGTGCCGACGTTCGGGCCGTGGAGTGCGCCCACCGCGCTGGCCGACCTCGCGGACGCGCCGTGGGCACTCGATCCCCGCGACTCCGCGCCCGGGCGCTGGGTGCGAGAACTATGTCGCGACAACGGATTCGAACCGCCCACTCGATTCGACGGGGTCGACCCGCTGGTCCATGTGCAGATGGTGGAGTCCGGTCGGGCGGTCTGCTTCGTGCCTGCGTTGCTCGGTCGGCAGCGACTGCAAGGTGTGCGGCTGTGTCGGCTGCCCGGTGCGCCCACGCGTCAGCTCTTCACGCTCGTCCGCGCCGCCTACGCCGTGCACCCGTCGGTGACCGCCTTCCGGGACGCCCTCGGTACCGGCTTCTTGGCTCACGAGTCCCGGACACTGGGAGCAAAACGGTTGCGCTGAAGCCTGTTTCGGATTCTGTCACGGTGCGCTGCGGTCGGCGGTTTCTCTTTCACCGACCGGCAGCATGTTGGGATGGAAGAACTTCAGCCAGGTGTAGGGATGTTCGGGCGAGGTCGTACCGCCCAGGATGAACGTCCGGTCGGTGCGGCTGGCCCGGGCAATGGTCACCAACCAGCTGCCCAGCGTGCTGATCCGGTTCTCGATGCCGGTGAGGAACGCGATGTGGATCAAGCCCCAACCCAGCCAGCCCAACAACCCCGCCAGGCGGATGGGTCCGGCTTGCAGCAGCGCGTTACCCCGGCTGATATAGGCCGCCGAACCCAGATCGCGGTAACGGAAGGGTCGCCGCGGCTTGCCCGCCAAACCGCGGCGGATACAGGACGCGGCGTGGATGCCGCCCTGCATGGCGTTTTCGGCGACACCGGGGAGGTGATCGCGGCCGACGAGATCGCCGATGACGAAGATCTCCGGATGGCCGGGAATCGACAGGTCCGAATCCACCGCGATGCGGCCGGCGCGATCGGATGGAGCTCCGGTGACCTCCGCGACGCGGCGCGCGAACGGCACCGCCTCCACACCGGCGGTCCACAACACCGTGCGCGCCGAATAATCCGTCGACGGACTGCCGTCCTTCGGGGTGACGGTCACGCCGTCGGGCCGGACATCGGTGACATGCACACCCAGGTGCAGTTCGACACCGAGTTGCTGCAGTGTCCTGGTGGCCTTTTCGGTCAGGTCGGGGGCGAAGCTGCCCAGAATGCTGTTCCCGCCGTCGAACAACAGCACCCGGGCCTCCTCGGGCTCGATGCTGTGGAACTCGTGTGCCAGGGCGCGGGTGGCCATCTCACGGATCTGGCCCGCCAGTTCCACCCCGGTCGGGCCGCCGCCGGCCACGGCGAAGGTGAGCCAGCTGTCGCGTTCCGGTCCCGGCGGCAGCGTCTCGGCGATCTCGAACGCGCCGAACAACCGCCGGCGGATGCTCAACGCGTCATCGAGCGTCTTCATCCCAGGTGCCCATTGCGCGAATTTCTCGTTGCCGAAATAGGCCTGCCGCATGCCGACCGCCACCACCAGCACGTCGTAATCCAGCGTGTAGGTGGACTCGTCGGGCCTGCGCACGGTCACCCGGCGCGCGTCGGCATCCAGGTCGATCGCCTCTCCGAGCAGTGTCGTGACGTTGCGGTGCCGTGCCAGTTCCTCGCGCAGTGACCGGCTGATCTGACCGATGCTGAGCGTCCCGGTGGCGCACTGGTAGAGCAGGGGCTGGAACACGTGGCAGGCCGCCCGGTCGACCAGCGTGACGTCGACGTCGGCCTTCCCGAGCCGGCGGGCGCAGAACAGGCCGCCGAATCCGCCGCCGACGATCACTATCTTGGTCCGAGACGTCGTCATCACCATCACTCCATGTCGCTAGCAGGGGCTCATCCCGTAGTACCCGTTGTGCGGCGTCTTGGGTACCTGACGGGCCGACGGATCACGCGTTGTCCAGCCTGGGGTACAGGATTTCGGCGACGAGCAGCGCAATGGCGGCGGCGACGGGGATGGCCACCAGCGCGCCGACGATGCCCAGCACCGCACCGCCGATCAGCACCGCCACGACGGTGACCAGTGCCGGCACGTCGACCGCTCGCCCGATGATGCGCGGTATCAGCAGATAGTCCTCGGCGAGCCGGAACACCACGAAGAAGACGATGGTCGCCACACACACCGGCCAGGACACCGTCCACGCCACCGCCGCGACCGTGACCCCGGCGATGGTCGAACCGACCACAGGCACCAGATCGAGCAAGGCGACCAAGATGCCGAGCAACAGGGCATAGGGAACGTCGAACGCGTAGAGCCAGATCATGGTGGCCGCACCGGCGATGAGCGAGATGATCACATTGCCCAGCAGATATGCCCCGACCTTGGCGAACACCTCGTCGCCGATGAGGATCGCGCGAGGTCGCCGGGAGTGCGGCACCAAGCGGTAGAGGAACGTCCGGATCCGCGGCAGGTCGATGAGGAAGTAGATGGTCAACACGACCACGATGACGGTGTCGACCACCGCCTCGACCAGAGCCGAACCCGCACTGATGACCTGGTTCAGCGCCGATCCTCCGGACGCGTCGAGCATGTCGGTGAGCCTGCGTTGCAGCTGGAAACGCTCGTTGAGCCGGCCGATCGTCGACGAGTGGTCCTGGGCCTGCTGCAGGTAGTGCGGCGCTTGGGTGATGAGCTGGCTGACCTGTTGGGACAGTGGCGGGATGGCGGCGGCCATGAACGCGCCCAGCAGTGCGGCGACCACCACGAACACGATCGTCGTCGCCGCCCAGCGTGGCAGCCGGCGATTCACCAGCCATGACACGGCCGGCTCGAGCCCGAGGGCGAGAAAGAAGGCGACACCGATCAACAGCAGCATCGACGACATGATCGACAACAGGTGAACCGCGCCGTAGGTGACCGCGACCCCGGCGGCCGCCGTCATCCCGATGTAGAAGGGCGAGCGGCGATCGAAGCGCCGGCCGGGAACGCCCAACGGCCGGTCGCCCGTGCTGATCTCGGCGGCGCGCTGCTCGGCGTCGGCCACCGGGCCCTCGTCGAGGACGGTGTGCGGCTGACCGACCCGGTCGTGATGGCCGTCCGGCGCCTGGGCGTCTGTCTGGACATCGTCAGCCGACATGACGCCTCGCCGAATCGAAGGAAGGAATCACGGCGACCTCCAGCTCCCGAGCGGGAAAGTGCGTGCTCGCCCGGCATAGCGGAAATACCCTGCACGAGGGTCAATTAATCGTCGTCCGGGAACGGTTGCCGCCCCCGACCGTGGTTATCCGGTGCCGCCGACCGCTCCCGCCCTGGAGGACATCGCGTTCTCGTAGACCCATTCGTATTCTTGTGCCACACGCGGCCAGCTGTAGCGGCTGCGGGCCCGGGCCCGACCGGCCGCACCCATGCTCATTCGCGCAAAGGGCTGGGCCAGAAGCGTTTTGATGGCTGCGGCCAGCTCCCGGGGCCGCCCCGGCGCAATCAGCAGGCCCGTGACGTCGTCGATGACGGTGTCGGCGAGGGCGCCGGTGTCGTGGGCGATCAGCGGGATGCCGGCGGCCATCGCCTGGAGCACCGTCGAGTGATCGGTGCACAGGGCCGGCGTGCAGGTGGCGATATCGGCACGTTCGAGCCGGGCCAGTGCCTCGGCCGGGGTGAGCACCGCCATCTCGACGCGGTCCTGCACCCCGAGCGCGTGGGCCAGCTGCATGGCGGCGTCCAGGCGGTGTCGTTGGGGCGGTCGACCGATGCCGAGGAAGTGCGCTTCCGGCACGACCGGCAGGGTCCGGATCACCGCCTCGAACCCGGGATCCAGGTCGTCGGAACCTGCCAGGCCGGCGATCAGGTGTCCGGGCCCGTGCGTCCGCGCCTCGGGCGGCAAGGACTGCTCGAACATCGTGACGTCGATGCCCCCGGCGATCACCGAGGTGCGGCGGCGTGACCGGCGCAGCCGGGCGACCGTCTCCAGTTCCTGGCTCGATCCGGTCGTGACCCAGGTGGCGGTTCGCGCCACCAGCGCCGCCAGCCGGGTCTGCGCGGGCTTGGCCATGCCGACACGCGGGCCGAGCGGGGCGGTGCCGTGGAACGACTGGACGGTGGGCAGCCCGTGCCGGTCGGCGGCGAGCTGGGCGAAAAGCCCGATCGGCCAGGAGTGTGCCTGGACCACATCGGGGCGGTCCCGCTCCCAGGCGGTGTCCAGCTTGGCGGCGAGTTCGCTTGCGGCCCCGGTGATCGTGACGACTTCCGATGCCGGCAGTCCCGGCGCGGCGGGGGCCTGCGACGCGTCGTCGCCGAGGCTGTACACGGTCACTTGATGGCCGGCCTGGCTGAGCAGCCCGGGCAACCACCGGCCGTGCTCGGATGCCGCGCAGGACTGCCCGGTCGTACCGATCACCATTGCGATTTTCAATGCGCCCCCTGAACCGCGCGTGCCTGAACACGAATTTGCTACCCGATCGCGAGGCGCGCGCAAACGCTGTCCGGTCAGCTCTTCGCATCGCGGTGAAGTGTTTCGCTGCGCGGACGATCGCCGCCATGCGGGCGCGGGGCGCGGGTCAGCGCGGGCGGATGCCGACGGCGGCCAACCCCAATCCGGCGACCGCAAGCCAGAAGGCGTAGGTCGCGGTCCACATCGGCGCCGTGACCGGCAGCTGTGTTGCGAGGGCGGCACGCAGCGCCCCGAAATGGGTTTTCCAATATGCGGCCGCCAGCAGGCAGGTGAGCACGAGGACCACCGCCCGCGCGGGCCATCCGGCGAGACGGCGGTCGCGCATCACCACCGCCAACACCACCGCCGCTGCCACGGCGACGAACAGCGCCGTCCAGCCCAGCAGCAGGGTCCGGTCGACCACGCGCCGGCACACGTACAGCCCACCGCATTCGGGCAGCGGTCCCACCACGGTGTAGGCGCCGGCGACGAGGGAGCCGACCGCACACAGCGCCCCAGCCGCCCATGCCGCGCGTCGGAGCGCGGACGGCGCGCCCCCGGTGCTGCGGGCCTGGATCACGCTCAGCAGGTTAGCGGGTCCGGCCTCACGGTGGCCGACAACGCGGCGATGGGACTGGTGTCGAGGTTTGCCAACAGGTCGCGCGGGTCGTCGTAGATCACCTTGGCCCCGGCACAATCCAACTCGCAGGTGCCCACCCCGCCGCTGCGCAACCCGATGGTGACCACACCGGCGCGCCTGGCGGCCAACGCATCCCAGGTCGAATCGCCGACGAACACCGCGCACGACGCGTCGACGCCGGCCCGGTCCAGCGCC is a genomic window containing:
- a CDS encoding Ada metal-binding domain-containing protein, translated to MTGYLLVGADGRSYRSAVPGTVGGHRSGKLYGRLDCPSALRALAAGGYAAHRVFFADEPTAVAAGYRPCAVCLPRAYRRWKAGLPVRPG
- a CDS encoding 2OG-Fe(II) oxygenase, which gives rise to MTPVTDRVAAVDWDGVHAELDAVGAASTGPLLSAPEAAAIAALYDDAARFRSTVDMGRYRFGQGEYRYFGTPYPAVVADLKRALYPRLVPIARDWWSKLGRDAPWPDSLDEWLRRCHAAGQRKSTAILLKYGPGDWNALHRDLYGEMVFPLQVVVNLSAPGVDHTGGEFLLYEQRPRAQSRGTAMLIPHGHGLVFTTRDRPVPSRRGWSAAPVRHGVSTVLSGTRFSLGLVFHDAA
- a CDS encoding methylated-DNA--[protein]-cysteine S-methyltransferase, whose product is MITDHHDVIGPLTAVTGADAGHLAALQHRLAAAAQRDGVLDIAYRVVDSPVGPLLIAATEVGLLRVAYANEGHDAVLQRLADKVSPRIVLAPDRLDTAARELEEYFAGARREFDVPLDWRLAAGFRGAVLAHLPEIGYGRTASYAAVAELAGNPKAVRAVGTACATNPLPVVVPCHRVVRSDGTMGGYLGGPQAKRLLLDLEAA
- a CDS encoding RNA polymerase sigma factor, with product MTLKQPFQAVVSEHGPTVLRVCRVLVGPVDGDDAWSETFLSALKAYPDLPADANVAAWLVTIAHRKAIDILRSRARHAVPTADLPEHPTAPHDGDHHGEHQDLIDAVNRLSPKQKQAVAYHYLAGLPYTEVADITGSSPGAARRAAADGIAALRRRLSSPPAASGASRKGQHS
- a CDS encoding 3-deoxy-7-phosphoheptulonate synthase; protein product: MTITAAVDIPTSDRRITEFRHIPSPRDIRAELPLTAALAADVQRHRDEIADILAGRDDRLLLVVGPCSVHDPVAALDYARRLAPLAADYADRLKIVMRVYFEKPRTVVGWKGLINDPGLDGSFDVERGLRTARALLLDIGALGLAVGCEFLEPTSPQYIADAIAWGAIGARTTESQIHRQLASGLSMPVGFKNGTDGNLRVAIDGVNAAAAQHVFFGIDELGQGSAVQTAGNPDCHVILRGGTAGPNYDAESVRNAVHDLERAGLPGLVMIDCSHANSGKDHVRQAEVATEIADRIAAGERGISGLMLESFLVAGAQSLGPDLVYGQSVTDACMGFDTTRTVLARLFAAAG
- a CDS encoding EamA family transporter is translated as MPSSAPHRSGSTQSVLMVLGSCISLQFGAAVATPLLHQLGAGLPVMFRLLVAGGLLAAVFRPRVGHWTPAQWKSVLLFGLAMAGMNGFFFAAIARIPLGTAVTIEFAGPLLLAAVLARRRRHLLCVAAAAIAIATLGLHGSGTATTHLDAVGVVLALVAAGFWALYIVAGKRVGARVPGHGALPVSMLVGAAATLPFAVPALPALPQAPGLLLPLAAVAVLSSVIPYSLEFAAMRRLDTQTFGVLLSLEPAVAGIAGWALLGQSLTWVDTAAIVTVVIASAVAAVGGRRPDATPARPDLTQIGAG
- a CDS encoding LysR family transcriptional regulator; translation: MLNLQRLTMLYELDRRGTLAAVARALSYSPSAVSQQLAQLEREAGVALTEPVGRGVRLTEAGRILVDHARVAIAALEDAETALAAAQGRVGGRLQVASFQTVLLSLLPAALDALERDHPELRVDVAQREAEAAMSGLLTGGFDVVLGEEYPGEPFRGRPDMHRVDLGADEVLLAVPTFGPWSAPTALADLADAPWALDPRDSAPGRWVRELCRDNGFEPPTRFDGVDPLVHVQMVESGRAVCFVPALLGRQRLQGVRLCRLPGAPTRQLFTLVRAAYAVHPSVTAFRDALGTGFLAHESRTLGAKRLR
- a CDS encoding NAD(P)/FAD-dependent oxidoreductase, encoding MTTSRTKIVIVGGGFGGLFCARRLGKADVDVTLVDRAACHVFQPLLYQCATGTLSIGQISRSLREELARHRNVTTLLGEAIDLDADARRVTVRRPDESTYTLDYDVLVVAVGMRQAYFGNEKFAQWAPGMKTLDDALSIRRRLFGAFEIAETLPPGPERDSWLTFAVAGGGPTGVELAGQIREMATRALAHEFHSIEPEEARVLLFDGGNSILGSFAPDLTEKATRTLQQLGVELHLGVHVTDVRPDGVTVTPKDGSPSTDYSARTVLWTAGVEAVPFARRVAEVTGAPSDRAGRIAVDSDLSIPGHPEIFVIGDLVGRDHLPGVAENAMQGGIHAASCIRRGLAGKPRRPFRYRDLGSAAYISRGNALLQAGPIRLAGLLGWLGWGLIHIAFLTGIENRISTLGSWLVTIARASRTDRTFILGGTTSPEHPYTWLKFFHPNMLPVGERETADRSAP
- a CDS encoding AI-2E family transporter is translated as MSADDVQTDAQAPDGHHDRVGQPHTVLDEGPVADAEQRAAEISTGDRPLGVPGRRFDRRSPFYIGMTAAAGVAVTYGAVHLLSIMSSMLLLIGVAFFLALGLEPAVSWLVNRRLPRWAATTIVFVVVAALLGAFMAAAIPPLSQQVSQLITQAPHYLQQAQDHSSTIGRLNERFQLQRRLTDMLDASGGSALNQVISAGSALVEAVVDTVIVVVLTIYFLIDLPRIRTFLYRLVPHSRRPRAILIGDEVFAKVGAYLLGNVIISLIAGAATMIWLYAFDVPYALLLGILVALLDLVPVVGSTIAGVTVAAVAWTVSWPVCVATIVFFVVFRLAEDYLLIPRIIGRAVDVPALVTVVAVLIGGAVLGIVGALVAIPVAAAIALLVAEILYPRLDNA
- a CDS encoding glycosyltransferase family 4 protein, which produces MIGTTGQSCAASEHGRWLPGLLSQAGHQVTVYSLGDDASQAPAAPGLPASEVVTITGAASELAAKLDTAWERDRPDVVQAHSWPIGLFAQLAADRHGLPTVQSFHGTAPLGPRVGMAKPAQTRLAALVARTATWVTTGSSQELETVARLRRSRRRTSVIAGGIDVTMFEQSLPPEARTHGPGHLIAGLAGSDDLDPGFEAVIRTLPVVPEAHFLGIGRPPQRHRLDAAMQLAHALGVQDRVEMAVLTPAEALARLERADIATCTPALCTDHSTVLQAMAAGIPLIAHDTGALADTVIDDVTGLLIAPGRPRELAAAIKTLLAQPFARMSMGAAGRARARSRYSWPRVAQEYEWVYENAMSSRAGAVGGTG